In a single window of the Xylanimonas protaetiae genome:
- a CDS encoding LLM class flavin-dependent oxidoreductase, whose protein sequence is MSLPTRVPLSVLDLALVPAGGTGAQAVRDAVDTAVQLDRLGYHRVWYAEHHLSPGVASASPSVLAAAVAARTERIRVGSGATLLSTTSPLIGAEQFGTIAALHPGRVDLGLGRAFTPPPTGAAGSAPARPAPSVAGPRVVDGLYVPAAPPSLGDSVLRERFLAQTAVVGASRRPASFRAELELVLGLRAGTFADESGHRYTSPPVEGALFDLFVLASSAGESARVAGELGLPIAANFHVSPHTTLDTVAAYRAAFRPGVLDAPYVVVSADVLVAETTDRARALATPFADWVASIRRGADGAIAYPRPQDASDWAARTEAERAVVADRVDTRVVGDAATVVERLETLQRVTGADELLITTAAHDPADARRSYALLAEAWGVGDPAAAADHPLALAR, encoded by the coding sequence ATGTCCCTCCCCACCCGGGTGCCCCTGTCCGTGCTCGACCTCGCGCTCGTCCCCGCGGGCGGCACGGGCGCGCAGGCGGTGCGCGACGCCGTCGACACCGCCGTCCAGCTCGACCGGCTCGGCTACCACCGCGTCTGGTACGCGGAGCACCACCTGTCGCCGGGCGTGGCCTCGGCGTCGCCGTCGGTGCTGGCCGCGGCCGTGGCCGCGCGGACCGAGCGCATCCGGGTGGGGTCGGGGGCGACGCTGCTGAGCACCACGAGCCCGCTGATCGGGGCGGAGCAGTTCGGCACGATCGCCGCCCTGCACCCGGGGCGCGTGGACCTCGGCCTGGGGCGGGCGTTCACCCCGCCGCCGACCGGGGCCGCGGGCTCGGCACCCGCCCGCCCGGCGCCCTCCGTGGCGGGCCCGCGCGTCGTCGACGGGCTCTACGTGCCCGCGGCGCCGCCGTCGCTGGGCGACTCCGTGCTGCGTGAACGGTTCCTCGCCCAGACGGCGGTCGTCGGCGCCTCGCGGCGTCCCGCGAGCTTCCGCGCGGAGCTCGAGCTGGTGCTCGGGCTGCGGGCCGGCACGTTCGCCGACGAGTCCGGGCACCGCTACACCTCGCCGCCCGTCGAGGGTGCGCTGTTCGACCTGTTCGTGCTCGCCTCCTCGGCGGGGGAGTCGGCGCGGGTCGCCGGCGAGCTGGGCCTGCCCATCGCCGCGAACTTCCACGTGAGCCCGCACACCACGCTCGACACCGTCGCCGCCTACCGTGCGGCGTTCCGGCCGGGCGTCCTCGACGCGCCCTACGTCGTCGTCTCGGCCGACGTGCTCGTGGCCGAGACCACCGACCGGGCGCGCGCTCTCGCCACGCCCTTCGCCGACTGGGTCGCGTCCATCCGCCGCGGCGCCGACGGCGCGATCGCGTACCCGCGGCCGCAGGACGCCTCCGACTGGGCCGCCCGCACCGAGGCCGAGCGCGCCGTCGTCGCCGACCGCGTCGACACGCGCGTCGTCGGGGACGCCGCCACCGTCGTCGAGCGCCTCGAGACGCTCCAGCGCGTCACGGGCGCCGACGAGCTGCTCATCACCACCGCCGCCCACGACCCGGCCGACGCGCGCCGCTCGTACGCGCTCCTGGCCGAGGCCTGGGGCGTGGGCGACCCCGCCGCGGCCGCCGACCACCCCCTCGCGCTCGCGCGCTGA
- a CDS encoding ABC transporter permease gives MTRYVLGRVLAAAAVLWAAFTVSFVVLYLLPSDPVSVMLDNASAGQSVDPAQVAALRARYGFDQGPLQQYLSQLGHTLTGDLGTSLSSGAPVRELIGQALPQTAALAGLALVIAVVVGGGVALLASWTRSDRLRGLLLALPPLGVAVPGFWVGLLLLQLFSFRWYWFPAVGNEGFASLVLPAVTLAIPASASVAQVLAQGLDAAWRSPYVETALAKGATRTRVLTRHVVRNAVLPALTVLGVLVGHLLAGSVVAETVFSRQGFGRLVEEAVTVQDIPVVQGLVVVAAVVFVLVNLLVDLAYPLLDPRIDLTAAAGRGLLRLPRRSRSAGVPGRAAVPAAPAELRSAA, from the coding sequence ATGACGCGCTACGTCCTGGGCCGGGTCCTCGCGGCCGCCGCCGTGCTGTGGGCCGCCTTCACCGTGTCGTTCGTGGTGCTCTACCTGCTCCCGTCCGACCCCGTGAGCGTCATGCTCGACAACGCGTCCGCCGGCCAGTCCGTCGACCCGGCCCAGGTCGCGGCGCTCCGCGCCCGCTACGGCTTCGACCAGGGACCGCTCCAGCAGTACCTGTCGCAGCTCGGGCACACCCTGACCGGCGACCTCGGCACCTCGCTCTCGAGCGGCGCCCCGGTGCGCGAGCTCATCGGCCAGGCCCTGCCGCAGACGGCGGCGCTCGCGGGGCTCGCGCTCGTGATCGCCGTCGTCGTCGGCGGAGGCGTCGCCCTGCTGGCCTCCTGGACCCGCTCCGACCGGCTGCGCGGGCTGCTGCTCGCGCTGCCTCCGCTCGGCGTGGCCGTGCCGGGCTTCTGGGTGGGGCTGCTGCTCCTCCAGCTCTTCTCCTTCCGCTGGTACTGGTTCCCCGCGGTGGGCAACGAGGGCTTCGCGTCCCTCGTGCTCCCGGCCGTCACGCTGGCGATCCCGGCGTCGGCGTCGGTGGCCCAGGTGCTCGCGCAGGGGCTCGACGCCGCGTGGCGCTCGCCCTACGTGGAGACGGCGCTCGCCAAGGGCGCCACCCGCACCCGCGTGCTCACGCGGCACGTGGTGCGCAACGCGGTGCTCCCGGCGCTGACCGTGCTGGGCGTGCTCGTCGGCCACCTGCTCGCGGGGTCCGTCGTGGCCGAGACCGTGTTCTCCCGCCAGGGCTTCGGGCGGCTCGTCGAGGAGGCGGTGACCGTCCAGGACATCCCCGTGGTGCAGGGCCTCGTGGTCGTCGCGGCCGTGGTGTTCGTGCTGGTCAACCTGCTCGTCGACCTCGCGTACCCGCTGCTGGACCCGCGCATCGACCTGACGGCGGCCGCGGGCCGCGGCCTGCTGCGCCTGCCGCGGCGCTCCCGCTCCGCCGGGGTGCCCGGCCGCGCCGCCGTCCCCGCCGCCCCCGCCGAGCTGAGGAGTGCCGCATGA
- a CDS encoding amino acid ABC transporter permease, with the protein MTAVAAPPTAAVAPPYAGLRVVPARHPGRWVATAGVALLLAMVVSSLVRNEHWEWDVVATYLTWPSVLEGLWGTLRLAATATVIGFGLGTVLALMRLSRSPLLQSVAWGYMWVFRSVPLILQLLLWYNLAYLYPELSLGIPFGPGFVHVETLDVVDKFGAAVLGLGLSQAAYSAEIVRAGILGVDQGQHEAAASLGIPRWRQQWRVVLPQAMRTIVPTSVNEIIGLVKGTSVVYVLAYGELFYMVGIIYGRNQRVVPLLLVAGIWYLVITTVLTVAQYYLERHYAKGALRTLPPTPRQRVLALLRTRGHLTRVAQGGGRA; encoded by the coding sequence GTGACGGCCGTCGCCGCACCGCCCACCGCGGCGGTCGCCCCGCCCTACGCCGGCCTGCGGGTGGTCCCCGCGCGCCACCCGGGGCGCTGGGTCGCCACCGCGGGCGTCGCCCTGCTGCTCGCGATGGTGGTCAGCTCGCTCGTCCGCAACGAGCACTGGGAGTGGGACGTCGTCGCGACGTACCTCACCTGGCCCTCGGTGCTCGAAGGGCTCTGGGGCACCCTCCGCCTCGCCGCGACGGCCACGGTCATCGGCTTCGGCCTGGGCACCGTGCTGGCGCTCATGCGCCTCTCGCGCTCGCCGCTGCTCCAGTCCGTGGCGTGGGGCTACATGTGGGTGTTCCGCTCGGTGCCGCTCATCCTGCAGCTCCTGCTCTGGTACAACCTCGCGTACCTGTACCCGGAGCTGAGCCTCGGCATCCCGTTCGGCCCCGGGTTCGTCCACGTCGAGACGCTCGACGTCGTCGACAAGTTCGGTGCCGCCGTCCTGGGCCTGGGCCTCTCGCAGGCCGCCTACAGCGCCGAGATCGTGCGTGCCGGCATCCTCGGCGTCGATCAGGGGCAGCACGAGGCCGCCGCGTCGCTCGGCATCCCGCGCTGGCGCCAGCAGTGGCGCGTCGTCCTGCCGCAGGCCATGCGCACCATCGTGCCGACGTCGGTCAACGAGATCATCGGCCTCGTCAAGGGCACGTCGGTGGTGTACGTGCTCGCGTACGGCGAGCTCTTCTACATGGTCGGCATCATCTACGGCCGCAACCAGCGGGTCGTCCCGCTGCTGCTCGTCGCGGGCATCTGGTACCTCGTCATCACCACGGTGCTGACCGTCGCGCAGTACTACCTGGAGCGGCACTACGCCAAGGGCGCACTGCGCACCCTGCCGCCCACCCCGCGCCAGCGGGTGCTGGCGCTGCTGCGTACGCGCGGCCACCTCACGCGCGTCGCGCAGGGCGGGGGCCGGGCATGA
- a CDS encoding dipeptide ABC transporter ATP-binding protein has product MTILTNRVPTETPATPAPAAPEAADGATAPQPVLAVRDLRVSYRGRSGVVDAVRGVTFDVLPGEIVALVGESGSGKSTTAHAAVGLLPHAGGVTGGSIALGADASRRLDLAGLPQRAWERVRGSRVGLVPQDPGVALNPVVRIGEQVAEVLRIHGLAGRRDAAATAVEILRSVGLDNPEARARQYPHQLSGGMRQRVLIGIALAARPELVIADEPTSALDVTVQRRVLDLLVDLTQQAGSAVLLITHDLAVAADRAHRVVVLKDGEVVEQGPTAELLAAPQHPYTQALLAAAPGLSLGRDEVGPGGAAGAATASARVAERDAVAAPAPDLLVVDGLRKQFALGARGTLTAVDDVSFTIPRGSAFALVGESGSGKSTTARLVLGLERADAGTVRIDGRDVAGARGPALRDLRRRTQLVHQNPYASLDPRFTVAQVVDEPLRAHRTGPRAERRARVAELLDAVHLPQALASRRPAELSGGQRQRVAIARALALDPDLLVLDEPTSALDVSVQARVLDLLAQLRAERGLTYLFISHDLAVVRQVADHVGVLSHGRLVETGPVADVFDHPQDPYTAELVSAVPGRQVPAAARAS; this is encoded by the coding sequence ATGACGATCCTGACGAACCGGGTGCCCACGGAGACGCCCGCGACCCCGGCCCCCGCCGCGCCGGAGGCCGCCGACGGCGCCACCGCGCCCCAGCCGGTCCTCGCCGTCCGCGACCTGCGCGTCTCCTACCGCGGCCGCAGCGGCGTCGTCGACGCCGTCCGCGGCGTGACGTTCGACGTGCTGCCGGGCGAGATCGTCGCGCTCGTCGGCGAGTCCGGCTCGGGCAAGTCGACGACGGCGCACGCCGCCGTCGGCCTGCTGCCGCACGCCGGAGGAGTGACGGGCGGGAGCATCGCCCTGGGCGCCGACGCGTCCCGGCGCCTCGACCTCGCCGGCCTGCCGCAGCGTGCCTGGGAGCGCGTGCGCGGCTCGCGCGTCGGCCTCGTGCCGCAGGACCCGGGCGTCGCGCTCAACCCCGTGGTCCGCATCGGCGAGCAGGTGGCCGAGGTGCTGCGCATCCACGGGCTCGCGGGCCGCCGCGACGCCGCCGCGACCGCCGTCGAGATCCTGCGCTCCGTGGGACTCGACAACCCCGAGGCGCGCGCCCGGCAGTACCCGCACCAGCTCTCGGGCGGCATGCGCCAGCGCGTCCTCATCGGCATCGCGCTCGCCGCCCGCCCCGAGCTCGTGATCGCCGACGAGCCCACCAGCGCGCTCGACGTCACCGTGCAGCGGCGCGTGCTCGACCTGCTCGTGGACCTCACGCAGCAGGCCGGCTCCGCGGTGCTGCTCATCACCCACGACCTCGCCGTGGCCGCCGACCGCGCGCACCGCGTCGTGGTGCTCAAGGACGGCGAGGTCGTCGAGCAGGGCCCGACGGCAGAGCTCCTCGCCGCGCCGCAGCACCCGTACACGCAGGCGCTGCTCGCGGCAGCGCCAGGGCTCTCGCTCGGCCGCGACGAGGTCGGGCCCGGTGGCGCCGCAGGTGCCGCGACGGCCAGTGCGCGCGTCGCCGAGCGGGACGCCGTCGCCGCGCCCGCGCCCGACCTGCTCGTCGTCGACGGCCTGCGCAAGCAGTTCGCGCTCGGCGCCCGCGGCACCCTCACCGCCGTCGACGACGTCTCGTTCACGATCCCGCGCGGGTCCGCGTTCGCCCTCGTGGGCGAGTCCGGCTCGGGCAAGTCGACCACCGCGCGCCTCGTGCTCGGCCTCGAGCGGGCCGACGCCGGGACCGTGCGGATCGACGGGCGCGACGTCGCGGGCGCCCGCGGCCCCGCGCTGCGCGACCTGCGGCGCCGCACGCAGCTCGTCCACCAGAACCCTTACGCCTCGCTGGACCCGCGGTTCACGGTCGCGCAGGTGGTCGACGAGCCGCTCCGCGCCCACCGCACGGGCCCGCGGGCGGAGCGCCGGGCGCGCGTCGCCGAGCTCCTCGACGCCGTCCACCTCCCGCAGGCGCTCGCGTCCCGCCGCCCCGCGGAGCTCTCGGGCGGGCAACGGCAGCGCGTCGCGATCGCCCGCGCGCTCGCCCTCGACCCCGACCTGCTGGTGCTCGACGAGCCGACGAGCGCGCTCGACGTCTCGGTCCAGGCGCGCGTGCTCGACCTCCTCGCGCAGCTCCGCGCCGAGCGCGGGCTGACCTACCTGTTCATCTCGCACGACCTCGCCGTCGTGCGGCAGGTCGCCGACCACGTCGGCGTCCTGAGCCACGGCCGCCTCGTGGAGACCGGCCCGGTGGCCGACGTCTTCGACCACCCGCAGGACCCGTACACGGCCGAGCTCGTCTCGGCCGTCCCCGGCCGGCAGGTCCCTGCCGCCGCCCGCGCGAGCTGA
- a CDS encoding rhodanese-like domain-containing protein, with product MSTTPELQTPDAAGVKVADGALLIDVRSAAGRASTGEIPGATLADRNDLDALFGTTSAPLVSLDTPVVVVCGSVNGSGPVAEALAARGYTRVSHVDGGFPAWKAAGLPATEPAADAAHV from the coding sequence ATGAGCACCACCCCCGAGCTGCAGACCCCCGACGCCGCCGGCGTCAAGGTGGCCGACGGCGCCCTGCTGATCGACGTCCGCTCCGCCGCGGGCCGCGCGTCCACCGGCGAGATCCCCGGCGCCACCCTGGCCGACCGGAACGACCTCGACGCCCTCTTCGGCACCACGTCGGCGCCGCTCGTCTCGCTCGACACGCCCGTCGTCGTCGTGTGCGGGTCCGTCAACGGGTCCGGTCCCGTCGCCGAGGCGCTCGCGGCGCGCGGGTACACCCGCGTCTCCCACGTCGACGGCGGCTTCCCCGCCTGGAAGGCCGCGGGCCTGCCCGCGACCGAGCCCGCCGCCGACGCCGCGCACGTCTGA
- a CDS encoding LLM class flavin-dependent oxidoreductase: protein MPVEFLGIATTNDASETTARTTAAFDPGYLERIVRAHEDNGWTRVLFAYGSSGPEPSALAAYTAARLQSIELLLAHRPNVSYPTYAAKTFATLDQLSGGRLSVHFITGGNDYEQGREGDTLTKDERYARTHEYIRIVKQAWASAEPFDHHGDFYDFDDFVLDTRPVAGHTPTVSFGGSSDAAFKVGAAEADIYAVWGEPLDRTREQIERVHTEAAAAGRATPPRIHAAFRPIVAPTEELAWEKAHRILGRIEERKAALGGTLSRRHPIDKPENAGSQRLLEIAAQGERFDSVLWTATAKATGGAGNSNALVGTPEQVAEALLAYYDLGVRVISARGYDLLDDAVDFGRYVIPIVREEVAKRDAALAEAAAAEVAA from the coding sequence ATGCCCGTCGAGTTCCTCGGCATCGCCACCACCAACGACGCGAGCGAGACCACCGCCCGCACCACCGCCGCGTTCGACCCTGGCTACCTCGAGCGCATCGTGCGCGCCCACGAGGACAACGGCTGGACGCGCGTGCTGTTCGCGTACGGCTCGTCCGGCCCGGAGCCGTCGGCCCTCGCCGCGTACACGGCCGCGCGCCTGCAGAGCATCGAGCTGCTGCTCGCGCACCGCCCCAACGTCTCCTACCCGACGTACGCCGCCAAGACGTTCGCGACGCTCGACCAGCTCTCGGGCGGCCGCCTCAGCGTGCACTTCATCACGGGCGGCAACGACTACGAGCAGGGCCGCGAGGGCGACACTCTCACCAAGGACGAGCGGTACGCCCGCACGCACGAGTACATCCGCATCGTGAAGCAGGCGTGGGCGAGCGCGGAGCCGTTCGACCACCACGGCGACTTCTACGACTTCGACGACTTCGTGCTCGACACCAGGCCTGTCGCCGGGCACACGCCCACCGTCTCGTTCGGCGGGTCCTCCGACGCCGCGTTCAAGGTCGGGGCGGCCGAGGCCGACATCTACGCCGTCTGGGGCGAGCCGCTGGACCGCACGCGCGAGCAGATCGAGCGCGTGCACACCGAGGCCGCCGCCGCGGGCCGTGCCACGCCGCCGCGCATCCACGCCGCGTTCCGCCCGATCGTCGCGCCCACCGAGGAGCTCGCGTGGGAGAAGGCGCACCGCATCCTGGGCCGCATCGAGGAGCGCAAGGCCGCCCTCGGCGGCACGCTCAGCCGCCGTCACCCGATCGACAAGCCGGAGAACGCGGGCTCGCAGCGCCTGCTGGAGATCGCCGCGCAGGGTGAGCGGTTCGACTCCGTCCTGTGGACCGCCACGGCCAAGGCCACGGGTGGCGCGGGCAACTCGAACGCCCTCGTGGGCACGCCCGAGCAGGTCGCCGAGGCGCTGCTGGCGTACTACGACCTGGGTGTCCGGGTCATCTCGGCGCGCGGGTACGACCTGCTCGACGACGCCGTCGACTTCGGCCGGTACGTCATCCCGATCGTGCGCGAGGAGGTCGCCAAGCGCGACGCCGCGCTCGCCGAGGCCGCCGCCGCGGAGGTGGCTGCCTGA
- a CDS encoding amino acid ABC transporter ATP-binding protein, which translates to MSGGHLRLHGLRKSYGTLEVLHEVDLEVRPGEVTVILGPSGSGKSTLLRLVNHLEKVDAGFVELDGELVGYERRTTRRGEVLRELKEKDVLRQRTRIGFVFQSFNLFPHLTVLENVVEAPVSAQGRRRADVEPEARELLTRVGLADKADARPRQLSGGQQQRVAIARALAMRPSVLLFDEPTSALDPELVGEVLDVIRDLAHGGTTLVVVTHEIGFAREVADTVVFMDAGRVVEQGPPDQVLSHPRHERTQAFLAKVL; encoded by the coding sequence ATGAGCGGCGGCCACCTGCGCCTGCACGGGCTGCGCAAGTCCTACGGCACCCTCGAGGTGCTGCACGAGGTCGACCTCGAGGTCCGCCCCGGCGAGGTCACCGTGATCCTCGGGCCGTCCGGCTCGGGCAAGTCCACGCTGCTGCGCCTGGTCAACCACCTCGAGAAGGTCGACGCCGGGTTCGTGGAGCTGGACGGCGAGCTCGTCGGCTACGAGCGGCGCACCACGCGCCGCGGCGAGGTGCTGCGCGAGCTCAAGGAGAAGGACGTCCTGCGGCAGCGCACCCGGATCGGGTTCGTGTTCCAGTCCTTCAACCTCTTCCCGCACCTGACCGTGCTCGAGAACGTCGTCGAGGCGCCCGTGTCCGCCCAGGGGCGCCGCCGCGCCGACGTCGAGCCCGAGGCGCGCGAGCTGCTGACCCGCGTGGGCCTGGCCGACAAGGCCGACGCCCGGCCACGCCAGCTCTCGGGCGGCCAGCAGCAGCGCGTCGCCATCGCGCGGGCGCTCGCCATGCGCCCGTCGGTCCTCCTGTTCGACGAGCCGACGTCGGCCCTCGACCCCGAGCTGGTCGGCGAGGTCCTCGACGTCATCCGCGACCTCGCGCACGGCGGCACCACGCTCGTCGTCGTCACGCACGAGATCGGCTTCGCCCGCGAGGTCGCCGACACGGTCGTCTTCATGGACGCCGGCCGCGTCGTCGAGCAGGGACCGCCCGACCAGGTCCTGTCCCACCCCCGCCACGAGCGGACCCAGGCGTTCCTCGCCAAGGTCCTGTGA
- a CDS encoding ABC transporter substrate-binding protein, whose protein sequence is MSTHARRRPRAALALLAALPVVALLAACSGASAAAGDSDLQAAADAAGLQVNTTPEQDRIHTAENPAAVKLLPAEFAAKDTFKVAVSAGGAPPLTFLADDEKTPIGNETDIAQLVADALGKKLELEVKAWADWPLAVQSGDVDAVITNVTVTEERKELYDFSSYRNDQLGWLVKAGGDITKIDEPKDIAGLTVAVGSGTNQEKILLAWDKQNTDAGLEPVKVEYFENDADTILALQSGRIDASFGPNASAAYKARVSPKDFAVVGTLNGGWPNTAQIAVTTLKGNGLVDAVTVALQGAFDDGSYQKVLQRWGLEAEAIAKPETNPPGLPKTE, encoded by the coding sequence ATGAGCACCCACGCCCGCCGGCGCCCCCGCGCCGCCCTCGCACTCCTCGCCGCCCTGCCCGTCGTCGCGCTGCTCGCCGCGTGCAGCGGGGCGTCCGCGGCCGCGGGGGACAGCGACCTGCAGGCCGCCGCGGACGCTGCCGGACTCCAGGTGAACACCACGCCGGAGCAGGACCGCATCCACACGGCCGAGAACCCCGCTGCCGTCAAGCTCCTCCCGGCCGAGTTCGCCGCCAAGGACACCTTCAAGGTGGCCGTCAGCGCGGGCGGCGCCCCGCCGCTGACCTTCCTCGCCGACGACGAGAAGACCCCCATCGGCAACGAGACCGACATCGCCCAGCTCGTCGCCGACGCGCTCGGCAAGAAGCTCGAGCTCGAGGTCAAGGCGTGGGCCGACTGGCCGCTGGCCGTGCAGTCGGGCGACGTCGACGCCGTCATCACCAACGTCACCGTGACCGAGGAGCGCAAGGAGCTCTACGACTTCTCCTCCTACCGCAACGACCAGCTCGGCTGGCTCGTCAAGGCCGGCGGCGACATCACGAAGATCGACGAGCCCAAGGACATCGCGGGCCTCACGGTGGCCGTCGGCTCGGGCACCAACCAGGAGAAGATCCTGCTCGCCTGGGACAAGCAGAACACCGACGCGGGCCTCGAGCCCGTCAAGGTCGAGTACTTCGAGAACGACGCCGACACCATCCTCGCGCTCCAGTCGGGCCGCATCGACGCGTCGTTCGGCCCCAACGCCTCGGCGGCGTACAAGGCGCGCGTCTCGCCGAAGGACTTCGCGGTGGTCGGCACGCTCAACGGCGGCTGGCCCAACACCGCCCAGATCGCCGTCACCACGCTCAAGGGCAACGGCCTCGTCGACGCCGTGACGGTCGCGCTGCAGGGCGCGTTCGACGACGGCTCGTACCAGAAGGTCCTCCAGCGCTGGGGCCTGGAGGCCGAGGCCATCGCCAAGCCCGAGACCAACCCGCCGGGCCTGCCCAAGACCGAGTGA
- a CDS encoding DUF1684 domain-containing protein → MTAPTTEVTPVGTRTAQRWAAWHAERERDLATPHGWLSLVAYHWLPAEPSRLPGLPGLWWADADGARTRPGSAPDEHGSLHADDVVDGSADAVVAEGASRILGTFLPAGRSPLDADPGATAEVAVELVRRTGRYAVRVRDPHAPALLGFAGVPVFGHDDAWVLDATVRLFAEPRAETVGAARIGLVHRTQVVGEVDLPYPGDPARTVTLALTGKPGGATLLLFSDEAAGVAPWRVLWLDLPETLAPGAEGTVRVDLNRTINLPYAFSDHGTCPAPVPGNHVPFAVTAGEKAPR, encoded by the coding sequence ATGACCGCACCGACCACCGAGGTCACGCCCGTCGGCACCCGGACCGCCCAGCGGTGGGCCGCCTGGCACGCCGAGCGCGAGCGCGACCTGGCCACGCCGCACGGCTGGCTGAGCCTCGTCGCCTACCACTGGCTCCCCGCCGAGCCGTCCCGCCTGCCCGGCCTTCCCGGGCTGTGGTGGGCCGACGCCGACGGTGCCCGCACGCGCCCCGGCTCCGCGCCCGACGAGCACGGCTCCCTGCACGCCGACGATGTCGTCGACGGCTCCGCGGACGCCGTCGTCGCCGAGGGCGCCTCGCGCATCCTGGGCACGTTCCTGCCCGCGGGCCGCTCGCCGCTCGACGCCGACCCGGGCGCGACCGCCGAGGTCGCCGTCGAGCTCGTGCGGCGCACGGGGCGCTACGCCGTCCGCGTCCGCGACCCGCACGCGCCCGCCCTGCTCGGGTTCGCGGGCGTGCCGGTGTTCGGGCACGACGACGCCTGGGTGCTCGACGCCACCGTCCGGCTCTTTGCGGAGCCGCGCGCGGAGACCGTCGGCGCGGCGCGCATCGGGCTCGTCCACCGCACGCAGGTGGTCGGCGAGGTCGACCTGCCGTACCCGGGCGACCCGGCCCGCACGGTGACGCTCGCGCTCACGGGCAAGCCCGGCGGCGCCACGCTGCTGCTGTTCTCCGACGAGGCGGCCGGCGTCGCCCCGTGGCGCGTGCTGTGGCTCGACCTGCCCGAGACGCTCGCCCCCGGCGCCGAGGGCACCGTGCGCGTCGACCTCAACCGCACCATCAACCTGCCCTACGCGTTCAGCGACCACGGTACGTGCCCCGCCCCCGTGCCGGGCAACCACGTGCCGTTCGCCGTCACCGCGGGCGAGAAGGCACCCCGGTGA
- a CDS encoding ABC transporter permease, producing the protein MSVLSVVRAPSAGAAAGSPTTAPRARRLARPFLRPGAVLAAAVVLVVLAWAVAPGLFAAQDPITGVPADKLQAPSAAHWFGTDHLGRDLFSRTVHGTGLSLTAAFVAIGISLVVGGALGLVAGFAGGWVDTLVMRASDVLLAIPGLLLSLAVVTALGFGTLKVAVAVGVATVATFARVMRVEVLRVRGATYVEAARLAGARETAVVLRHVLPGAAGPVLVLAAVELGAVVLAVSALSFLGFGAAPPTPEWGSLVAEGRNYLATAWWYSTLPGVVIAAFVVAVGRLGRAFSHDRRAVR; encoded by the coding sequence ATGAGCGTCCTGTCCGTCGTCCGCGCCCCGTCCGCCGGGGCCGCCGCGGGAAGCCCGACGACGGCGCCGCGCGCCCGGCGCCTGGCCCGGCCGTTCCTGCGTCCCGGCGCGGTCCTCGCGGCCGCCGTCGTGCTGGTGGTGCTCGCCTGGGCCGTCGCGCCCGGCCTGTTCGCCGCGCAGGACCCGATCACGGGCGTGCCCGCCGACAAGCTCCAGGCGCCCAGCGCCGCGCACTGGTTCGGCACCGACCACCTCGGCCGGGACCTGTTCAGCCGGACCGTGCACGGCACGGGGCTGTCGCTCACGGCGGCGTTCGTGGCCATCGGGATCTCGCTCGTCGTCGGCGGCGCGCTCGGCCTGGTCGCCGGGTTCGCGGGCGGCTGGGTCGACACGCTCGTCATGCGGGCCTCCGACGTGCTGCTCGCCATCCCCGGCCTGCTGCTCTCGCTGGCCGTCGTCACGGCGCTCGGGTTCGGCACGCTCAAGGTGGCCGTCGCCGTGGGCGTCGCGACCGTCGCGACCTTCGCCCGCGTCATGCGCGTCGAGGTGCTGCGCGTGCGCGGCGCCACCTACGTCGAGGCCGCACGCCTCGCCGGCGCGCGCGAGACCGCCGTCGTGCTGCGGCACGTGCTGCCCGGCGCCGCCGGGCCCGTGCTGGTGCTCGCCGCCGTCGAGCTCGGCGCCGTCGTCCTGGCGGTGTCCGCGCTCAGCTTCCTCGGCTTCGGCGCGGCCCCGCCCACCCCCGAGTGGGGCTCGCTCGTGGCCGAGGGCCGCAACTACCTCGCCACCGCCTGGTGGTACTCCACCCTGCCCGGTGTCGTGATCGCGGCCTTCGTGGTCGCCGTCGGACGCCTCGGGCGCGCTTTCTCCCACGACCGGAGGGCAGTGCGATGA